From the genome of Muricauda sp. SCSIO 64092, one region includes:
- the rsgA gene encoding ribosome small subunit-dependent GTPase A, with translation MYGLVYKSTGSWYTVKTTEGQFYDCRIKGKFRIKGIKSTNPVAVGDEVTFELETNGDETYGIITAISERKNYIIRKSVNLSKQVHIIASNLDQAFLMVTLNNPTTFTSFIDRFLVTAEAYDIPAVLLFNKMDSYDADEKVEVEYLMDLYKSIGYTTIALSAKEGDNVKAVKEMMVGKTSMFSGHSGVGKSTLINALEPGLELKTAKISEQHLQGQHTTTFAEMFDLSFDARIIDTPGIRGFGIVEMEKDEIGDYFPEFFELKSNCKFNNCLHLDEPQCAVKAALENNELAWSRYRSYVQMLEEDVEENYRMDIYKEK, from the coding sequence ATGTACGGACTGGTGTATAAATCGACGGGCAGTTGGTACACCGTTAAAACAACGGAGGGACAATTCTATGATTGCAGGATCAAAGGTAAGTTTCGAATTAAAGGTATAAAAAGTACCAATCCGGTGGCCGTTGGGGATGAAGTGACCTTTGAATTGGAAACCAATGGAGACGAGACCTATGGAATCATCACTGCAATTTCGGAACGCAAAAACTATATTATCCGTAAATCGGTAAACCTGTCCAAGCAGGTCCATATTATTGCTTCCAATTTGGATCAGGCATTTTTGATGGTTACCCTCAACAATCCAACGACTTTTACCAGCTTTATAGATCGATTTTTGGTGACCGCAGAAGCTTATGACATCCCGGCCGTTTTGTTGTTCAATAAAATGGATAGTTATGATGCTGACGAAAAAGTGGAGGTGGAGTATTTGATGGACCTCTATAAAAGTATAGGCTATACAACCATAGCATTATCCGCCAAAGAGGGGGATAATGTTAAAGCTGTAAAAGAAATGATGGTCGGAAAAACGAGTATGTTCTCCGGGCATTCGGGAGTGGGAAAATCCACATTGATCAATGCATTGGAGCCTGGGCTTGAACTAAAAACGGCCAAAATTTCCGAGCAACACCTACAGGGACAGCACACAACTACCTTTGCCGAAATGTTTGACCTTTCTTTTGATGCCCGGATCATCGATACTCCCGGAATTCGTGGTTTCGGGATTGTGGAAATGGAAAAAGACGAGATAGGGGATTATTTTCCAGAATTTTTTGAATTGAAATCCAATTGTAAGTTTAACAACTGTCTTCATTTGGATGAACCCCAATGTGCCGTAAAGGCTGCGCTGGAGAATAACGAATTGGCATGGAGCCGATAT